The proteins below are encoded in one region of Planctopirus limnophila DSM 3776:
- the ftsY gene encoding signal recognition particle-docking protein FtsY, whose product MGFFDKLKAGLKKTSQLLRTDIRDLFKSGEILSEKHLEQFEARLIQTDMGVAATTRIVSDLRQEHLGRTMKVDELWATVRATVKSILKGTSTTTYDPEQPLSPLNFSESRPTVILVAGVNGTGKTTTIAKLARLLTSQGKTVLLAAGDTFRAAAVEQLTLWSQRLGCDIVTKPAGTDPAAVAFAGCEAAVKAGVDVLIIDTAGRLHNQQNLMQELEKIRRVIAKQIPDAPHESLLVIDATTGQNGLNQAQAFSKAVSTTGLILSKLDGTARGGVAVAIRQQMGIPVKYVGVGEAIDDLEVFDPDQFAEALFAE is encoded by the coding sequence ATGGGTTTCTTCGACAAGCTAAAAGCCGGGCTGAAAAAGACATCTCAGCTACTGCGGACAGATATTCGCGATCTCTTCAAATCGGGAGAGATTCTGTCTGAGAAACATCTTGAGCAGTTCGAAGCCCGACTGATTCAGACCGATATGGGGGTGGCTGCCACTACGCGGATTGTGAGTGATCTGAGGCAGGAGCATCTGGGCCGCACGATGAAAGTCGATGAACTGTGGGCCACAGTGCGAGCGACCGTCAAATCGATACTCAAGGGGACTTCTACAACAACTTACGATCCGGAACAGCCACTTTCGCCGCTGAATTTTTCAGAAAGCCGACCAACGGTCATTCTTGTAGCCGGTGTGAATGGAACCGGGAAGACAACCACCATTGCCAAACTGGCCCGGCTGCTAACTTCGCAAGGGAAAACCGTGTTACTGGCCGCAGGAGACACTTTTCGAGCAGCCGCCGTCGAGCAGTTGACACTCTGGAGCCAGAGGCTGGGCTGTGACATTGTCACCAAACCAGCCGGAACAGATCCAGCGGCTGTGGCCTTTGCCGGTTGTGAAGCCGCCGTCAAAGCGGGTGTCGATGTCCTGATTATCGATACAGCAGGACGACTGCACAATCAGCAGAACCTGATGCAGGAACTGGAGAAGATTCGCCGGGTGATTGCCAAACAGATTCCTGATGCGCCACATGAATCCCTCCTGGTGATCGATGCGACGACAGGTCAAAATGGACTCAATCAGGCCCAGGCCTTCTCGAAAGCTGTCAGCACGACGGGCCTTATTCTCAGCAAACTCGACGGGACAGCCCGTGGTGGTGTGGCTGTCGCCATTCGACAGCAGATGGGTATTCCCGTTAAATATGTGGGAGTCGGTGAAGCAATTGATGATCTGGAAGTTTTTGATCCCGATCAGTTCGCGGAAGCGTTGTTTGCAGAATAG